In the Populus trichocarpa isolate Nisqually-1 chromosome 8, P.trichocarpa_v4.1, whole genome shotgun sequence genome, aaaaaccgcccAAGAACTTACACTTGCCGATTGCGCACCATATGGATTCCttcattaaaatgtttttttgtcatCTTGGAAGTTTGTTCCTTTAAGCTCCTCGTGTTCAACCTGCAATTCAAAATGATCGACAGAATGATTAGAAAACTAagtaaaaatcaataacaaatcagaaaaaaaaaaaaagagagtaaagtATTGAAAACAGACACGAACCATGACACACACGCCAAAAAATAGAACAGAGAAGGAAACTGTTTGCAACGGGAACTATGAAAAGCGAACTAGGGAAGACGATACAGATCGATAACGCAGCAACACATAAATGATGGGTGATGGGCACGTTAATATCAAGCCACGAGAAAAATAATGGATAAGGAGGAGAGCTCGGCACCCAACGCAACTAGGAAGGATCTTGCAAACAACATAAGGCATCTACTGGACGCGAATGGCAATGGAATTGGCAAGGAACGAAAGAAAGAGCTGTTATGCACAGTAGTACTGGAAAAGATGATCCAAAACCCACCATCACAAAACTTTTGAACCCAAATGAAAACATTGGACTGGAAATTCATTCATTTTCAGGACCAAAAAAAGCAATCCCTTCTTAACGATTTACAGTCACCAAATACATATATCTCATGATCATCTTAGCTACTGCAAGCTCCAGTATTCCCCTTTccaattctatttttctttagttATATTATACGTTGTTCTTTCCATTTATATATGCCAAATATGTCCGGTCTCAGTTCAATTGAGTCTGCAGTTATTGCCAATGATTCCCGTTGTGAACAAGGTAGATATGGCCAGGATTCCCATGAGCATGGTAACCATATTGATACTGAGGAGGCGGAGGAGTCTTCTTCTTTGAAGAAAACGCTACTGGCTTCGACATCTGATGATAGTAGCACCTTGGAGTGGTAGAAGTTGAAGCAATGGTGGCACCACCATAGCTATTAGAGGGTgaggagggggaggaggaggaggaggaggatgaggaTGATTTGGAAGaggaagaatatatttttttcggGAGCGAAAGGAAGGCCCTGATCTTTAAAGATGCAGTCGGGGTTGCTGCTCCTGCTCGATCGTATTCCTCGATGAGATTTGCTAGATCCTCATCCGAGGTGATCGATACCAGAGCGTCTAGATCTTCTTTTGGCAACTGACAACGGAGACTCACTGATGTGCCACACAACTCTCCAAGCTTCAACAATAACTCTGTATGCCACACATGCAAAAATATTCCACCCCATATCACTTACTCCATCATCATTTATCCACACACATACATAACAAAAGCATAACATTTGATACAGGTAAAGCTAAAAAATGAATTACCAAAAGTAAAGGAAAGGGGAGATGGTGGAAATTCATATAGAAAACACTGACCAGCAAAGGAGATGGAACGGTCGACGCCGATGACACGGGTCTCGCCACCTTGATAACGGAGTTTACCATCGGGAAAACGGGGGATGATCTTGCCACCATAACTGCAGAGGAACTTGATGGTGGCAGGGGCAGAGGAGGGGGCTTTGAGGTGAAGCTTGGTGGTGTCAAGTGAAGGTCCGACCATACTTGAGTAATAAGAGAAATGGGGTCCAGTCGATCTAGTGAGAGAAGGAGGGAGAGAGAGCTAGCTAGTTTTGAGAAGCTAAGAGGTTGAAGGAAGATCCTAAGCTAGTTGCCTTAGAGCTGCCTCTTCAAGCCTAACTATGGTACTCTTCTTCCCGTATTTATAGAAATGGTTCCTTGCTCAGGGAGGGTGAAACTTGAGTGTGGGGCTCAGCTTACGTCAGTTAAGATTCCTTGAGAGTCCACAATCTGGGATAAAGAGTAAAGTTAAATAACTTCAAACCATAGACTTTTTGACTCCTTGTCGTCGGTCTATAACGGgcttgttaaaaatattttttaaaataaaatacaccttAAATCTAACCTTTAACACATTTCTAAATGGATGATTAATAAGTTAAGCTCTAAGAAAAAACGTATTTGTATTGTATCAGAAATTTAGTATAAAAATACCATGAGTTTTGAAAAATCCTTAAATTAGGTTTTGAAATATactgttttaaatattttttttatttttagattttatattatgttttctatttgtaattttgatttttttccttgtaaatgTTGGATTCTAAACTATTCAAAGAATTGTAAAACTTAAGaaaatagatatataaataCGAATCTATTTGCATCATTAATAGCAATGTTTCCAAGTATTAGGCCggactcttttctttttataaatagagaaaagaagaacGAAGCCGGAGTCGTTACATTTAGGCTGggttcaaaaattattttcaaagagCATTTAGTTAAGAaattcgattattttttttaatataaaaataattaaattaatgcaTTTTACGtacaaaaatatttgtataaaacCATTTAGACACTACTAAAATACACAATTATTATTAGCTACAGTTTACACAATGAGCTCTTACCACTGATTTTATCGTTATTCTCACTTAAGTCTCGTTCAtttgctgaaaaatatttttttttttaaagtggtttccttgaaaagtaaattattttttgatgattgGTAATATCATgcaaaataagttgaaaaatatttttcagtatttggttatgtcatagaaaatgagctgtaaaataacttattaatattttttaagtttattaaaataataaacaatcaaaataatagagatcgaatctaacatttaaaaaaaaattaaagatgatgaaattaaaataattataattataatttcaaaaattattttaaataaaataagtaacaatcaaaagcatgaggatcaaatttgatagataaaaaatttcaattaaaaaaataataagagaaaagcaaataacaatcataaaaataaagaccaaaattaatataaaaatcaaattaaatcaaattctaagaggtgaaattggaaaaaaaaagaattcaaaacaaaatatatagcaatcaaaagtttgatgatcaaatttgttataatcaacaaattatatgatatttctaaatttctcacaacttctggaaagtgttttccgtccaaaataaaagaaaaatactttcctgaaaaccaagccaaatttttatttgattggaaagtgttttccgttgaccaatttTTCTGATAACAAATAAACAcgggaaagtttggaaagtgatttccagAAAACTACTTTCCGTCAAACAAACGAGGCCTTAAATAGATAATTGCATATACGAgtacaacaatatatatatatatataattccttgTATAGCCTATAACAACTATTTCCTTATCTCTACTTTTGTAAAGCTTTTCTATATAATGAAACTCCAATGACATAAGCAGTTGTTGTGGTTGATAATTACTGGTTTATAAAACctttacatggtatcagagccataAGTTTAACCTCCATCCGATCCTATGGCCTCAGAAAACTCTTCTTCTACTCTTTCCTTCAACACCATGGTTCACATGGTTACTATCAAGCTATCCTCCACCCTTTCTCCTTTGGCGCAGTCAAGTGGTTCCTTTGCTGCAATGCCCAAAACTTTATGAAATTTGTTGATGGCTCAACACCAATGCCTTCTGCTGCCGTTGATCCTACATCCCATAATCTTTGGAAGCAGTTTGATCAACTCGTCATGAGTCTTTTGCTTTCCTCTCTCATAAAGGAAGCACTTTTTATTACCATTTGCCTTACAACATCGAGAGATGTCTAGAACTCTCTTAAAACTACTTTCAGCCACAAATCTAAGGTCCGCGAActtcaaataaaagataaactTCATCTCATGAAGCGTGGCTCTTGTAGTATTTCTGAATACTCTCGAATATTTAAGGCTCATTATGATCAATTATTAGCAATGGGACGTCCAGTTGAAGACACTGGCAAGGTGCACTGGTATCTATGTGGTTTAGGCCATGAATTTTCAACTTTCTCATCACTCAACTCTCTTTAAACCCTATCCTAAGTTTTAAGGATATTGTTCCTAAAGCAGAGAGCTTTGATCTTTTTTCGAAGTCTATTGATCATAATACAGGGGTTCCTACGTATATGGCAAATTTCTCTCTTGCACCTTCAAACCGATATGGAAGACCAAACAACTATCAACACAAATATAAAGGAGGACCATCAAAGGGAGGAAATCATAGCAAGCAATAGTATAAACGTCCTCCTCGATGTCAAATATGTCGTGAGGAAGGACACTATGCCACGGATTGCAAACGCAGATACATCAAATCTGATGCTAATCTTGTTGAAGCTCTTGCTAACTATACCATTAGCAATGAACCTGCAGATtggaaccatctaggtggtgatccagtggtaaaaacttgggatcaagaggtttgctccctctgtggtctcaggttcgagccatgtggttgctcatatgatggtcactggaggcttacatggtcgttaacttcagggcccgtgggattagtcgaggtgcgcgcaagctggcccggacacccacgttaaactaaaaaaaaatgaacctgCAGATTGGTATACAGACACGGGTGCATCAGCTCACATAACGACTGATGTATCTCAACTTGATAAGGTGGAACCTTACACTGGTAAGGACAAAGTTGTAGTTGGTAATGGATCCTCTCTACCCATAAAATATACTGGTTTTTGTTCTCCAACTCCCACCCTTCAATTAAATGATGTTCTTGTCGTCCCaaccttaacaaaaaaatatgctCTCTAAATTAAACTAACCAATAATTATCCTTTATCTGTCTCTTTTACTGACAATGATTTTATCATACAGAATCTCCAAACTCAAAAGGTGGTGGCAAGCGGTAACCGTGTTGATTGTCTTCATGTACTGAAGCGTGGAAACCAAGCCTTCTCTACTGTCATTACAAAATCAAGTATTTTGTAATTCCTTTGCAATTTGGCATGCACATTTAGGACATGTCTTATCCACAATAATTTCCATTCTTAATAAACAAGGTTCTATGTCCCTCACTTCTATATTGCCGAATCCATCTCTGTGTGTTAGCTGTCAAAAGGCTAAAAGCCATAAACTGCCATTTCCAACAAGTGACAGTTGCTTTGAAACCATACTTGGTCTCATACATTGCGATCTATGGGGTTCAGCACCCATAACTTCCATCTCAGGATATCgatattatgttatctttaTCGATGATCACTCATGTTTTACTTGGTTCTATCCATTAAAacacaaaactaatttttaccAGACATTTATCAACTTTCAATCTCTGGTTGAGAATCAATTCTcaacaaaaataagaatttttcaaAGTGATAGGGGCAGGGAATTCATCAGTAAGAATTTACATTCTCATTTCACTAAATGTGGCATTCATCACCAATTCTCTTGTCCCTATACACCATCTCAGAATGGTAGAGCAGAAAGAAAACACAGGCATATCACAGAAACAAGTCTCACAATGCTTTTTCATGCCACTGTCCCTCTTCATTTCTGGGTTGAAGCCTTTAGTACAACAATCTTCATTATTAACCGTTTGCCAACACTAGTCTTGAATGGGACATCTCCTTTTGAAATTCTGTATGGTAAGTCTCTTTTCTATGCTACCTTTTGAATTTTTGGATGCTTATGTTTTCCGAACTTGCGAGATTATGCCAAACACAAGTTTGAACCAAGAAGTCTTCCctgtatttttcttggttatcaCACTTCCTATAGAGGATTTTGATGTCTTAATCTTGTCTCTCATCGAGTGTTTGGCACTCGACATGCTTGGTTTGATGAGAATGtatttgcattttctttttctagtatGCAACCTTCCTCTGCAATCTCAGATTTTATTGCCTTCCATAATCCCACTTCATCACATTCTGTTATGCCCAGTACTAACTCTTTTGTGAGATGTTCATCTTCACCATCAGTAACTTTGTCTATGTCGTGTAAATCATGTGTTTTGGAATTGCTTCCATCTCCAAGCTCATCAATTTCAATGCCACATGTCTCTACTCCTCTAGAAGAGCCACTTCCAGCAATCCCAATATCATCAGCTTCACATTAGAATTCTCATCCTATGATAACTCGTGGCAAAACAGGCATCTCCAAATCTAAACATTACAGTTATGTTTGTCAGATCCCATCATCTTCTTTATTATCATCTCTTTTAGTCATGAAGGAACCAAAGGGTTTCAAGAGTGCTGCTAAGTTCCTAGAATGGCTTGCTGCCATGGAGGATGAAATCTGTGCTCTCAAGCTCAATCAAATATGGGAACTAGTTCTACGACCACCTGCTACTAATGTGGTTGGATCCAAATGGGTTTTCCGCATCAAATACCATTTGGATGGTTCCATTGATAGGCTTAAAGCACACCTTGTTGCCAAAGGCTATACTCAACTCTATGACCTTGATTTTAATGACACTTTTAGTCCAGTGTTGTTCGGGCATCAACAGTTCGTATTGTTCTCTCTATTGCAGTATCTCGTGGCTGGAACATTCGTCAACTTGACGTAAAAAATGCATTCTTGCATGTTCTTCTGCAAGAAAAGGTTTATATGGAACAACCACCGGGCTATGTTGATTCCTCTCATCCAAATCATGTTTGTAGTCTTAAAATGGCAAtctatggtttaaaacaagcacCAAGAGCATGGTTCCATCGGTTTAGCCATTTCTTACTCACTGTTGGCTTTAATTGCAGTAAAGCTGATTCCAGTTTATTTGTTTACTTAATAGCTCACGAGATCATTTACTTACTATTATATGTCAATGATATTATCATCACAGACAGGAATGTGTCTCTCATTGATACTTTCATTCACAAGCTACGTCAAGAGTTCTCGAAGGACCTTGGCACTTTGAATTATTTCTTAGGCCTAGAAGTCACTCATTCTGCAACTAGGATATTTCTGAGCCAATTAAAATATGCAAGAGATCTTCTACTTCGAGCTGACCTCCTTGATTCCAAGCCGGTTGGAACTCCCATGATTGTTTCCCATCATTTAAACACTGATGGCCATCTTTTTTATTCACCAACTACCTATCGGTCCTTAGTTGGTGCACTTCAATATCTAACCATTACTAGGCCATATAACACATGCAGTAAACTCAGTAAGTCAATTCATACATGCCCCAAGAGAACACCATTTCCAAGCTGTAAAAAGGATCCTCGGATATGTTAAAGGAACTCTGCACTTTGGTCTCAAAATCACTCCATCCACCACCTTCAACATCTCAGTTTTTTCATATGCCGACTGGGCTGGCTGTCCATATACAAGTTGATCAACATTTGGTTATGCCATATTTTTTGGTGATAATCTAGTTTCTTGGACATCTAAAAAGCAATCTACTGTATCT is a window encoding:
- the LOC7473212 gene encoding uncharacterized protein LOC7473212, yielding MVGPSLDTTKLHLKAPSSAPATIKFLCSYGGKIIPRFPDGKLRYQGGETRVIGVDRSISFAELLLKLGELCGTSVSLRCQLPKEDLDALVSITSDEDLANLIEEYDRAGAATPTASLKIRAFLSLPKKIYSSSSKSSSSSSSSSSPSSPSNSYGGATIASTSTTPRCYYHQMSKPVAFSSKKKTPPPPQYQYGYHAHGNPGHIYLVHNGNHWQ